From Abiotrophia defectiva ATCC 49176:
TGCGGCAGCTGCTCGGGCTAAGGGCTGGCAAGTGGACTTTAGCCTCATTAATGGGCGAGGCGTCCGCGCCAGTCTGGATCAGGGGCCGGTGACCTATGAGGAGGCCCTGGCCATTCTGCCCTTTGGCTGCCAGCTCTGGGTCCTGGAAGTGACGGGGGCCGACCTCAAGGAGGCGCTGGAATCCGGCCACTATCCTCGTATGATTGACAGTCAAGGCCAGCCCTTAGAGCTTGAAGAGGCAGTCAAGGGACTGGACCCTGAGGCCACTTATCAGCTGGTGACCAACGACTTCTTAGGACGAGGCCGGGATGGTTATGAGGCCTTGGCCCGTCACCAGCTGCTGGATCAGCAGCTGGGTAGCGACTTGGATGCCTTGGTGGCCTACCTGTCCCAAGAGGCTTAAGCCTATTTAATAGTTACACTATTAAATAGGGTTTGAGAGGGCAAAAATTCTGGCTTTTTGGGAGTCGCGAACAGAAAAAGTCAAAAATAAGCCGGAAACGTTCGTCTTTTGCCGGAAAAAGCCTGTCAGACCGGGATTTGGCCCCGGCCACTTATGAAAAAGCAAATATATAATCATTTATATAAAAGGGGCCTCAGGCTCCTTTTTCTTTAGCCCTAGGTCAAGCAATTAGGTTGGCAAAAGGTCTGATTTGGTGTACAATAGTCAAAGAAAGTCAATGTAAGGAGGGGTAACATGTCAAGCCGCAATATGACCGACATCATTGAGGCCTACCTGAAGGAATTCCTCAAGCACCAAGAGCATGTCGAAATCAAACGTAGTGACATCGCGGAGCACTTCGACTGTGTCCCGTCACAAATTAACTATGTCATTAAGACCCGCTTTACCCAGGAGCACGGCTACCTGGTCGAAAGTAAGCGGGGTGGTGGTGGCTATATCCGCATTCTCAAGATTGAATTGGCCGACGAGGCAGCCCTGATTGATCAGCTGATAGAATTAGTGGGCGATAAGATTAGCCAACGCAACGGCATTCATATGATTGAGAATTTGATTGGCAAGGGCCTGATTACCAACCGCGAGGGGACCTTAATCCTGTCCGTGATTGAAAAATCCGTCCTTCATCAAATCAGTGAGCAGGAACAGGCGGCTCGCGCCCAATTGCTCAAGACCTTTTTGCAACAACTCAAATACAGCTATTAAGAAAAGGAGTGAAGACGCGATGTTTGAAGAACTATTTACCGAGAGCGCCCATCAAGTCATGATCATGGCGGCTGAGGCTACCTACCAATTGCGCCATTCAGCTATTGGGACCGAGCATATCTTGATTGGTCTAGCCCGCGAAGAACGTGGGATTGCCGGCGTCATTCTCCGTGAATTTGGCGTGACCCCGGAACTAATTCTCAACGAGTTGCGGGCCATCCACGGCGATGTAGAGGCGCCTATGCCGCGGGGGGAAGTCACCCTACCTTATTCGCCGCGCGCCAAGAAAAATATCATGGATGCCTCCAATACAGCTAAGCGCTTGGGCGCACGCCAAATTGGGACTGAGCACCTCCTATTAGCCATGCTGCCACAAGAAATCCTGGCGACCTTAATCTTACGCAATCTAGACGTCGACTTAGACGCCCTTAAAAAAGCCGTCTACCAAGCTATCGGCATTGATAAGATGCCAATAGGCCAAAGCAAGCCTCAAGCGCGGACCCAGAAAGCCAGCGAGACTGCGCCAAGCAAGACGCCAACCTTGGACTCCTTTGCCCGCAACCTGACTCAAATGGCCAAGCAAGGCCAGATGGACCCAGTGGTGGGCCGCGAGAAGGAAGTCCAACGCATGCTGCAAATCATCAGCCGTCGTAAGAAGAATAACCCTGTCCTAGTCGGGGACCCTGGGGTAGGTAAGACGGCCTTGGCAGAAGGCCTAGCCCAACACATCGTGTCAGGCGACGTGCCGGCCGATATTGCCAAGAAACGCCTCATGATGTTAGATATGGGGAGCCTGGTGG
This genomic window contains:
- a CDS encoding CtsR family transcriptional regulator translates to MSSRNMTDIIEAYLKEFLKHQEHVEIKRSDIAEHFDCVPSQINYVIKTRFTQEHGYLVESKRGGGGYIRILKIELADEAALIDQLIELVGDKISQRNGIHMIENLIGKGLITNREGTLILSVIEKSVLHQISEQEQAARAQLLKTFLQQLKYSY